A section of the Patescibacteria group bacterium genome encodes:
- a CDS encoding biotin/lipoyl-binding protein has protein sequence MASGKIKKRYIIGIAIVLLIAAAGLARVFWFSEKAAEYDTVRVYRGNLIQTVDATGTVKALAEVQLSFESSGTLASTTVEVGDTVEKGQVLAELDNKELQYQLDQAKATLDLAQANLNLKIVGESSQSVQVSSADVAKAEASLRSAEVALSKARQDLTNAKTTTGDSVDTSGLTLAAAENTLAIRQATYDNTLAQSVENENDAYEDTVVILKDALSSMATSLSDMDNTLAVDDTSANELFKRYLSVLNSEALTTAQNDYRDAKVEKLAAYNAVNPLTTSSEQAAIWDAVSVTEDALNEVHQALSATRLVLDNTITGSDLTLTALNTKKTTIDTDLSAVNAQLTSLLTQKQTIQNLETSNTASLKSAELYLTAARDAYDQAVKDLESSQNSASTSIDAYESAVDSASASRDIQKAALDAAKAALSLKTADPRAVDLAPLQAQVKNAEAAYNLSLNRFEKSRIVAPSRGLITKINFEVGEQVSAAAVGGVIEMLSTDIFEVNVDISETDIVKINVNDSAEITLDAYGDETVFSGEVSEIDPAETVIQDVVYYRVKINIHFTAEQAVKNGMTADVVIKTDERTGVLIIPQRSVITKDGRKIIRVKKGDSFEEREPVIGLRGDGGLVELLSGAAESDEIIIAVKE, from the coding sequence ATGGCATCGGGAAAGATAAAAAAGCGATATATTATTGGGATTGCCATTGTTTTGTTAATTGCGGCCGCCGGTTTGGCGCGCGTATTTTGGTTTAGTGAGAAGGCAGCGGAATACGATACCGTGAGGGTTTATCGCGGTAATTTGATACAGACCGTGGACGCGACCGGAACCGTGAAGGCGCTTGCCGAGGTGCAGCTTTCATTTGAATCCAGCGGCACGCTTGCGAGTACCACGGTGGAGGTTGGTGATACGGTGGAAAAAGGACAGGTTCTAGCCGAGCTGGATAACAAAGAGCTTCAGTATCAGCTGGATCAGGCCAAGGCAACGCTTGATCTGGCGCAGGCAAATTTGAATCTCAAGATTGTCGGCGAGTCTTCACAGTCGGTCCAGGTTTCAAGCGCGGATGTGGCAAAGGCCGAGGCATCGCTTCGGAGCGCGGAAGTGGCTTTGAGCAAGGCTCGGCAGGATTTAACTAACGCAAAGACAACGACCGGCGATTCGGTTGATACGTCCGGGCTCACTCTCGCGGCCGCGGAAAATACTCTTGCCATACGCCAGGCAACTTATGACAATACACTCGCGCAGAGTGTGGAAAACGAGAACGACGCGTATGAGGATACGGTCGTTATTTTAAAGGACGCGCTTTCGTCCATGGCGACATCGCTTTCGGACATGGACAACACCCTCGCCGTAGATGACACTTCGGCGAATGAGCTTTTTAAGAGGTATCTCTCGGTTTTAAATTCCGAGGCACTAACCACAGCGCAAAATGATTACCGCGATGCGAAGGTGGAGAAGCTAGCCGCGTATAACGCAGTTAACCCCCTTACGACCTCCTCGGAGCAGGCGGCGATCTGGGATGCGGTTAGCGTAACCGAGGACGCGCTTAACGAGGTGCATCAGGCGCTCTCGGCAACGCGGTTGGTGCTGGATAATACGATCACTGGATCGGATTTGACATTAACAGCGCTTAATACTAAAAAAACCACCATAGATACGGATCTATCGGCTGTAAACGCCCAGCTTACCAGTTTACTGACGCAGAAACAGACGATTCAGAATCTTGAAACTTCAAATACGGCGTCACTAAAGAGCGCGGAGCTTTATTTGACCGCAGCGCGTGACGCGTATGATCAGGCGGTCAAGGACCTGGAATCGTCGCAGAATTCGGCTAGCACCTCAATAGACGCTTACGAAAGCGCGGTGGACTCGGCTTCGGCGTCGCGCGATATCCAGAAGGCGGCCTTAGATGCGGCCAAAGCGGCACTGTCCCTCAAGACAGCGGATCCGCGCGCGGTTGATTTGGCCCCGCTTCAGGCGCAGGTTAAGAATGCCGAGGCGGCTTATAATCTAAGCCTTAATCGTTTCGAAAAGTCGCGTATCGTCGCGCCATCCAGGGGCCTCATCACTAAAATAAATTTCGAAGTCGGCGAACAAGTATCGGCCGCAGCGGTGGGCGGGGTTATTGAAATGCTTTCAACCGATATTTTTGAAGTCAATGTAGACATTTCGGAAACCGATATCGTCAAAATTAATGTCAACGATTCGGCGGAGATCACGCTTGATGCTTACGGCGACGAAACCGTGTTCAGCGGCGAGGTCTCGGAGATTGATCCGGCCGAAACCGTAATTCAGGACGTGGTTTATTACCGCGTGAAAATAAATATTCATTTTACAGCCGAGCAGGCGGTGAAGAACGGAATGACGGCGGACGTGGTGATAAAGACCGACGAAAGGACCGGAGTTTTGATTATCCCCCAGAGAAGCGTGATTACAAAAGACGGTCGTAAAATTATCCGCGTCAAGAAAGGCGATTCCTTCGAAGAGCGCGAGCCGGTAATCGGATTGCGCGGCGACGGTGGACTCGTGGAGCTCTTGAGCGGCGCCGCGGAGAGCGATGAGATCATTATAGCCGTGAAGGAGTAA
- a CDS encoding UDP-N-acetylmuramoyl-tripeptide--D-alanyl-D-alanine ligase, translating into MSKQILYKYKPKIIGITGSMGKTSSKEAIFVVLSSKFNVRRNIKNYNNEIGLPLTIIGESSGLKSVLRWLGIFWKAFELLIFRDENYPQILVLEMGADRPGDIKYLTNLAPCDVGVVTSIAPVHVEFFQDIKGVLQEKKIVVSHLGPDKLAILNRDDINVWNIHEETRAKVMGYGFEEGADVRAIEMMNKFIPDPSRPEEEISGVNFKIIHGGNAVPVTLPAVLGRAHAYAALVGAAVGVHFGMNMVDIAQALRNYQAPRGRMRVVKGIKNTWLIDDTYNASPLATLSAVNTLAELEIFESGRRWAVLGDMLELGNFTEKGHADVGKRVGDLGIDFLVTVGERARDIAKAAIAAGIPEDHIYYFNSSPEAGRFLQDQIHENDLLLMKGSQGMRMEHVVKELMAEPLRAADLLCRQDETWLK; encoded by the coding sequence TTGTCAAAGCAAATTTTATATAAATATAAGCCCAAGATAATCGGCATTACGGGTTCAATGGGCAAGACTTCGTCAAAGGAGGCGATTTTCGTCGTCCTCTCCAGCAAATTCAATGTTCGCCGCAATATCAAGAATTATAATAATGAAATTGGTTTGCCACTCACGATTATCGGCGAATCATCGGGGCTAAAATCAGTCTTGCGCTGGCTGGGAATTTTTTGGAAAGCATTTGAACTTTTAATTTTCCGGGATGAAAATTATCCGCAGATATTGGTTTTGGAAATGGGCGCGGATCGTCCGGGTGACATAAAATATTTGACCAATCTCGCTCCCTGTGATGTCGGCGTGGTTACATCAATCGCGCCGGTGCATGTTGAATTTTTTCAAGATATAAAAGGCGTTCTTCAGGAGAAAAAGATTGTAGTTTCGCATCTCGGGCCGGATAAACTTGCGATATTGAATAGAGACGACATTAATGTCTGGAATATCCACGAAGAAACCCGGGCGAAAGTAATGGGTTATGGCTTTGAGGAAGGCGCCGATGTTCGCGCAATTGAAATGATGAATAAATTTATTCCGGATCCGTCGCGCCCGGAAGAGGAAATTTCCGGCGTAAATTTCAAAATTATTCACGGAGGCAACGCGGTGCCGGTAACCCTGCCGGCCGTGCTCGGACGAGCCCACGCGTATGCGGCGCTGGTTGGCGCGGCGGTCGGAGTTCATTTCGGTATGAATATGGTTGATATCGCCCAAGCGCTCAGAAATTATCAGGCCCCGCGCGGACGCATGAGGGTGGTTAAGGGCATCAAGAATACATGGTTAATCGATGACACCTATAACGCATCCCCGCTTGCCACGCTCTCGGCGGTCAATACTCTTGCCGAACTGGAGATATTCGAATCCGGCCGGCGTTGGGCCGTACTCGGGGATATGCTCGAACTCGGCAATTTTACGGAAAAAGGGCATGCGGATGTGGGAAAACGTGTTGGGGATCTGGGAATTGATTTTTTGGTGACAGTCGGGGAGCGCGCCAGGGATATTGCCAAGGCCGCAATCGCGGCTGGCATTCCGGAAGACCATATTTATTATTTCAACTCATCGCCCGAGGCCGGAAGATTTTTGCAGGACCAAATTCATGAAAACGACCTGCTGCTCATGAAGGGTTCGCAGGGCATGCGCATGGAGCATGTGGTGAAAGAGCTTATGGCCGAACCCTTGCGGGCCGCGGACCTGCTTTGTCGTCAGGACGAAACCTGGCTGAAATAA
- a CDS encoding penicillin-binding protein 2 → MSKQSWSNYKKQDKRYISSLFSSRLRLLKILFIILAVVIGAKLFILQALEHSFYAALASDQHEIYKNLFPERGTIYAGDELSENKYIIATNEELNLLYADSRNIDNPEEVLNGLQGILQFSDEEKTKLAARLSDKSDPYEPIQHGLTDDVAQKIKDLNFQGIAFIKESTRFYPENGLGGHLIGFVGSDEGGERSGKYGVEGYFDRELAGEPGFLHSVLDATGSWITVADRSFKPAVDGDDIYLTIDRNIQYQACSRLKAAVEKHGADGGSIIVMRPDGKILAMCSAPDFDSGKYNEVEDITTFNNSAIFNSYEPGSVFKAITMAAALDQDKVTPKSTYEDAGEIKYGDHVIKNSDEQAHGIQTMTQVLELSLNTGAIYAMEQIGKDKFQEYVKNFGFGQMTEIELETEQAGDISSLDKRGDIFAATASFGQGITATPLQVATAFAAIANGGKLVKPYVIDKIVSPDGSETISEPKVVEQVISARTATLLSGMLVSVVENGHGQRAGVSGYYVAGKTGTAQVPRSDGQPGYDPNITIGTFAGFAPAQNPAFVMLVKIDHPRDVQWAESSAAPLFGEMAKFLLNYLEVPSER, encoded by the coding sequence ATGAGCAAGCAGAGTTGGTCAAATTATAAAAAACAGGACAAGCGGTATATCTCGTCTCTTTTCAGCTCACGGCTGAGATTATTGAAAATTCTTTTTATTATACTCGCGGTCGTAATTGGCGCTAAGCTTTTTATTCTGCAGGCGCTCGAGCATTCATTCTATGCCGCGCTTGCTTCGGACCAGCATGAGATTTATAAAAATCTTTTTCCAGAACGCGGTACGATTTATGCCGGCGACGAATTAAGCGAAAATAAATACATAATCGCAACCAATGAAGAACTGAATCTCCTTTACGCGGATTCGCGGAATATCGATAATCCGGAAGAAGTGCTGAACGGGCTTCAGGGAATATTGCAGTTTAGTGACGAGGAGAAAACCAAGCTTGCGGCGCGCCTTTCCGACAAGAGCGATCCGTATGAGCCAATTCAGCACGGCTTGACTGATGACGTGGCGCAAAAAATCAAAGATTTAAATTTTCAAGGAATTGCGTTTATTAAAGAAAGCACGCGGTTTTATCCGGAAAATGGATTGGGCGGGCATTTAATCGGATTCGTCGGATCGGATGAGGGCGGAGAAAGAAGCGGAAAGTACGGCGTTGAAGGATATTTTGATCGCGAATTGGCCGGCGAACCGGGTTTTTTACATTCAGTACTTGATGCGACCGGCAGCTGGATTACGGTCGCGGATCGGAGTTTCAAGCCCGCGGTTGACGGTGATGACATCTATCTTACCATCGACCGGAATATACAGTATCAGGCGTGCAGCCGGCTTAAAGCGGCGGTTGAAAAGCACGGGGCCGACGGCGGTTCGATTATTGTCATGCGGCCTGACGGAAAAATTCTTGCCATGTGTTCGGCGCCGGATTTTGATTCCGGAAAATATAATGAAGTAGAGGATATTACAACGTTTAATAATTCGGCAATATTCAATTCGTATGAGCCGGGCTCGGTTTTTAAAGCCATTACCATGGCGGCAGCGCTGGATCAAGATAAAGTAACGCCGAAATCAACATATGAAGACGCCGGAGAAATTAAATACGGCGATCATGTAATAAAAAACAGCGATGAGCAGGCGCACGGTATTCAAACAATGACGCAGGTCCTGGAGCTATCGCTCAATACCGGAGCGATATATGCAATGGAGCAAATCGGCAAGGATAAATTTCAGGAGTACGTGAAAAATTTTGGATTCGGACAGATGACGGAGATTGAACTTGAGACCGAACAGGCGGGCGATATTTCCAGCCTGGACAAGAGAGGCGATATTTTTGCGGCAACGGCTTCTTTCGGGCAGGGGATTACCGCGACCCCTCTACAGGTCGCGACCGCGTTTGCCGCGATTGCGAACGGCGGCAAGCTTGTCAAACCCTACGTAATTGATAAGATTGTGTCTCCCGACGGTTCGGAGACGATTAGCGAACCAAAAGTGGTCGAGCAGGTTATTTCAGCCAGAACTGCGACTTTGCTTTCCGGCATGCTGGTATCGGTGGTGGAGAACGGTCATGGCCAGCGCGCCGGCGTGTCCGGATATTACGTGGCCGGTAAAACCGGAACGGCGCAGGTGCCGCGAAGCGACGGTCAGCCGGGGTATGATCCAAACATCACGATTGGTACGTTTGCCGGATTCGCGCCGGCGCAAAATCCGGCCTTTGTCATGCTGGTCAAAATCGATCATCCGCGTGATGTGCAGTGGGCCGAGAGTTCGGCCGCGCCTCTGTTTGGCGAAATGGCCAAATTTCTGTTAAACTACTTGGAGGTACCGTCGGAACGATAA
- a CDS encoding DJ-1/PfpI family protein, whose protein sequence is MALRSKKILMVVAPEGFKDDECFIPREILEKEGAVVQVASLDSGIATSENGKSLDVDFAADEVRAEDFDAVIFVGGPGMGEHVKEPSFVDLARDFYDLGKIVAAICVAPLILANAGILSAKSATSWSGGQTELEEAGAKWTGELVEVDGKIITARGPSAAGKFGRALVKFLS, encoded by the coding sequence ATGGCGTTGCGAAGTAAGAAAATATTGATGGTTGTCGCGCCCGAGGGTTTTAAAGACGATGAGTGCTTTATTCCTAGGGAGATTCTTGAAAAAGAAGGTGCCGTGGTGCAGGTTGCTTCTTTGGATTCCGGCATCGCGACGAGCGAAAACGGCAAGAGCCTTGATGTGGATTTCGCGGCCGATGAAGTGAGGGCCGAAGATTTTGACGCCGTGATTTTTGTCGGCGGACCGGGCATGGGCGAGCATGTTAAAGAACCGAGTTTTGTGGATTTGGCGCGTGATTTTTACGATCTGGGTAAGATCGTGGCGGCAATCTGCGTGGCGCCGCTGATTCTGGCGAACGCCGGAATACTTTCGGCCAAGTCAGCGACTTCGTGGTCCGGCGGGCAAACCGAGCTTGAGGAAGCCGGCGCGAAATGGACCGGAGAGCTGGTGGAAGTTGACGGAAAAATTATCACGGCACGAGGGCCGTCGGCAGCCGGAAAATTCGGCCGGGCATTGGTAAAATTTTTAAGCTGA